From one Dama dama isolate Ldn47 chromosome 4, ASM3311817v1, whole genome shotgun sequence genomic stretch:
- the THAP8 gene encoding THAP domain-containing protein 8 isoform X3 encodes MGREHWVPSCHQHLCSEHFAPSCFQWRWGVRYLRPDAVPSIFSRAPPAQRQPSSRSTEKPAVPPPLQATPSLAPGPAVPARGPVQLLMLEPASGAPEAPATVFLTPLSLPPAPAGLRPRASAQHPRAGLGAALGALQRRVRRLQRRHEQHRARLRALEQLARQLQARVHCGRLYALPRPEESQAFTIICGGPDIAVVLAHSPALPTLDAKPELLDTQTPSA; translated from the exons ATGGGCCGTGAGCACTGGGTGCCCAGCTGCCACCAGCACTTGTGCAGCGAGCATTTCGCCCCCTCTTGCTTCCAGTGGCGCTGGGGCGTGCGCTACCTGCGACCCGACGCCGTGCCCTCCATCTTCTCCCGAGCGCCGCCCGCCCAG AGGCAGCCGAGTTCCCGAAGCACGGAGAAACCCGCCGTGCCTCCGCCTCTGCAGGCGACCCCATCCTTGGCCCCAGGCCCCGCCGTCCCGGCCCGGGGGCCCGTACAGCTCTTGATGCTGGAGCCAGCCTCCGGGGCCCCCGAGGCTCCAGCCACCGTTTTCCTGACGCCCCTGTCGCTTCCGCCGGCTCCCGCGGGGCTGCGCCCTAGAGCATCAGCCCAGCACCCCCGGGCCGGGCTGGGCGCGGCGCTGGGCGCGCTGCAGCGGCGGGTGCGGAGGCTCCAGCGGCGCCACGAGCAGCACCGGGCGCGGCTGCGGGCCCTGGAGCAGCTGGCGCGGCAGCTACAGGCGCGGGTGCACTGCGGCCGGCTGTATGCG CTCCCTCGACCTGAGGAATCCCAAGCCTTCACCATCATCTGTGGAGGGCCTGACATTGCTGTGGTCCTTGCCCACAGTCCTGCACTTCCCACGCTGGACGCCAAGCCTGAGCTCCTGGACACTCAGACTCCCAGTGCATAA